Proteins encoded in a region of the Spiribacter sp. 1M189 genome:
- the hemN gene encoding oxygen-independent coproporphyrinogen III oxidase — protein MADNLLLDRELLRRYDVTGPRYTSYPTAAQFTEAFDARRYRQRVAWSNEDPMPRPLSLYVHVPFCRTVCFYCACNKVITANYRRAERYLERLIQELDLQAALFDDDRPVEQLHLGGGTPTYFTDEDLAKLINAIAERFPLADPETREFSIEVDPRTVDRDRVRSLAELGFNRLSLGVQDFDADVQKAINRIQGIQDTADVADEARRQGFRSINLDLMYGLPRQTPERLSRTLDAVMDIRPDRIALYNYAHMPQMFRIQRQIPDDSLPPAESKLTLLIEAMERLSGDGYQYIGMDHFALPDDELAQAANDGTLHRNFQGYATRPDLDLIGLGASSIGQIGDAYSQNKRDPEGHAEAVAAGRLPVWRGVELSADDRLRRDVIQAVMCQGGVDFGAVEERHGIVFRQYFGEALAELTPLVEDGLVEIGRESLRVTEHGRFFLRNVAMPFDAYLAEARAERRFSRVI, from the coding sequence ATGGCCGACAACCTGCTGCTCGACCGGGAACTGCTGCGTCGCTACGACGTCACCGGCCCACGCTACACGTCCTATCCCACGGCCGCCCAGTTTACCGAGGCGTTCGATGCCCGGCGATATCGCCAGCGGGTGGCCTGGAGCAACGAAGACCCCATGCCACGGCCGCTGTCACTGTACGTGCATGTGCCGTTCTGCAGGACGGTCTGCTTCTACTGTGCCTGCAACAAGGTCATCACCGCCAATTACCGGCGTGCCGAGCGCTATCTTGAGCGCCTGATCCAGGAGCTCGACCTGCAGGCCGCGCTGTTCGACGACGATCGGCCCGTGGAGCAGCTCCATCTGGGCGGCGGCACGCCCACCTACTTTACCGATGAAGACCTGGCGAAGCTGATCAACGCCATCGCCGAGCGCTTCCCGCTGGCCGATCCCGAGACCCGCGAGTTCTCCATCGAGGTGGATCCGCGCACCGTGGACCGCGACCGGGTGCGCAGCCTGGCGGAGCTCGGTTTCAATCGTCTGAGTCTGGGGGTGCAGGATTTCGATGCCGATGTGCAGAAGGCCATCAACCGCATCCAGGGCATCCAGGACACCGCCGATGTGGCCGACGAAGCCCGTCGCCAGGGCTTTCGCTCCATCAATCTCGATCTGATGTACGGCCTGCCACGGCAGACCCCCGAGCGCCTGTCGCGCACGCTGGATGCGGTCATGGACATCCGGCCCGACCGCATCGCGCTCTACAACTACGCGCACATGCCGCAGATGTTCCGCATCCAGCGGCAGATCCCCGACGACAGCCTGCCGCCGGCGGAAAGCAAGCTCACCCTGCTCATCGAGGCCATGGAACGGCTCTCCGGCGATGGTTACCAGTACATCGGCATGGATCACTTCGCGCTGCCCGATGACGAGCTGGCCCAGGCCGCCAACGACGGCACGCTGCACCGCAATTTCCAGGGGTATGCGACACGCCCCGACCTCGACCTGATCGGCCTGGGTGCCTCATCCATCGGCCAGATCGGTGATGCCTACAGCCAGAACAAGCGCGATCCCGAGGGGCACGCCGAGGCGGTGGCCGCGGGCCGCCTGCCGGTCTGGCGTGGCGTGGAACTCTCCGCCGATGATCGCCTGCGCCGCGATGTCATCCAGGCGGTGATGTGCCAGGGCGGTGTCGACTTCGGCGCCGTCGAGGAGCGCCACGGCATTGTCTTCCGCCAGTACTTCGGCGAGGCCCTCGCCGAGCTCACGCCGCTGGTGGAAGACGGCCTGGTGGAGATTGGCCGCGAGTCGCTCCGCGTCACCGAGCACGGCCGCTTCTTCCTGCGCAACGTCGCCATGCCGTTCGATGCCTATCTGGCCGAGGCCCGCGCCGAGCGACGGTTCTCGCGGGTCATCTGA
- a CDS encoding copper chaperone PCu(A)C translates to MPRYREPLTRLVAVGLLIAGIGTASAEIMVHDAWSRATPPGHPTGAVYFELVNDGRLGDALVGVSTERAPRSELHRTIEDGGNSRMVHTPRVSIPAEGRVTFEPGGRHVMLMGLEQALAEGETYEIVLELEDGGELPVEVEVLPPTAMGGSGHQDDHGNMSH, encoded by the coding sequence ATGCCCCGCTACCGCGAACCGCTCACCCGCCTCGTTGCCGTCGGCCTGCTGATCGCCGGGATCGGAACGGCGAGTGCCGAGATCATGGTGCATGACGCCTGGTCGCGGGCGACGCCGCCCGGGCATCCGACCGGGGCCGTTTACTTCGAGCTCGTCAACGACGGCCGGCTGGGTGATGCGCTGGTGGGGGTGAGCACCGAGCGGGCGCCGCGCTCGGAGCTGCATCGGACCATCGAGGACGGCGGCAACAGCCGCATGGTGCACACGCCGCGTGTCTCGATCCCGGCGGAGGGCCGCGTAACGTTTGAGCCCGGCGGGCGGCACGTCATGCTCATGGGGCTGGAGCAGGCCCTTGCCGAGGGTGAAACCTATGAGATCGTCCTTGAGCTTGAGGACGGCGGGGAATTGCCGGTGGAGGTCGAGGTGTTACCGCCGACCGCCATGGGCGGCAGCGGCCACCAGGATGACCATGGCAACATGAGCCATTAG
- a CDS encoding histidinol-phosphatase: MQLAIFDLDNTLLGGDSDYLWGQHLMEKGAVSRTRFEEDNQRFMRDYEAGRLDIDTFLRFALKPLADTPYDTLCEWRREFIDAHIRPRILPAARALVDDHRDRGHGLMIITATNRFITEPIAELFNIPVLLATEPEFSNGAFTGRHRGVPTFREGKITALQQWLDDEGRMMEAMHFYSDSQNDLPLLAHVDHPVAVDPDPALEAAARERGWPVMTLRDGEAPRVLS, encoded by the coding sequence GTGCAGCTCGCCATTTTCGACCTCGACAACACCCTGCTGGGTGGAGACAGTGACTACCTCTGGGGACAGCATCTGATGGAAAAAGGCGCCGTCTCCCGCACCCGGTTCGAGGAAGATAATCAGCGTTTCATGCGCGACTATGAGGCCGGGCGGCTGGACATCGACACCTTCCTGCGGTTTGCCCTCAAGCCCCTGGCCGACACACCCTACGACACACTCTGCGAGTGGCGGCGGGAGTTCATCGACGCCCATATCCGCCCGCGCATCCTGCCGGCCGCCCGGGCGCTGGTGGATGATCACCGCGACCGTGGCCACGGGCTGATGATCATTACCGCCACCAATCGCTTCATTACCGAACCGATCGCGGAGCTGTTCAACATCCCTGTCCTGCTCGCCACCGAGCCCGAGTTCAGCAACGGCGCCTTCACCGGCCGCCACCGCGGCGTCCCGACCTTCCGCGAAGGCAAGATCACCGCGCTGCAGCAGTGGCTCGACGACGAAGGCCGCATGATGGAGGCGATGCATTTCTACAGCGACTCGCAGAACGACCTGCCGCTGCTGGCCCATGTCGACCATCCGGTGGCGGTGGACCCGGATCCGGCGCTGGAGGCCGCGGCCCGGGAGCGGGGATGGCCGGTTATGACACTGCGGGACGGCGAGGCGCCGCGGGTACTGAGTTAG
- a CDS encoding RNA pyrophosphohydrolase: protein MIDSKGFRPNVGIILANDAGQLLWARRIGQDAWQFPQGGIQRNESPEAALYRELNEEVGLRPSDVAVLGATRGWLRYRLPSHLIRRRQRPTCIGQKQVWFLLRLLAHEDRVRLDATGQPEFDAWNWVHYWHPLEEVVSFKRDVYLRALEQLAPLLFPEGAPMRPANPGPGRPPVIRQPGQGG, encoded by the coding sequence GTGATTGATTCGAAAGGGTTCCGTCCCAACGTCGGGATCATCCTGGCAAACGATGCCGGCCAGCTGCTGTGGGCGCGCCGCATCGGTCAGGACGCCTGGCAGTTCCCCCAGGGCGGGATTCAGCGTAACGAGAGCCCGGAGGCGGCGCTCTACCGCGAGCTCAACGAGGAGGTGGGGCTACGACCCTCGGACGTGGCGGTGCTGGGCGCCACCCGCGGCTGGCTGCGCTACCGGCTGCCTTCGCATCTGATCCGGCGCCGCCAGCGGCCCACCTGCATTGGCCAGAAACAGGTCTGGTTCCTTTTGCGGCTGCTGGCCCACGAGGACCGGGTGCGGCTCGATGCCACGGGACAGCCGGAGTTCGATGCCTGGAACTGGGTGCATTACTGGCACCCCCTCGAGGAGGTCGTCTCCTTCAAGCGCGACGTCTATCTGCGGGCGCTCGAGCAGCTGGCGCCATTGCTCTTCCCCGAGGGCGCCCCGATGCGGCCGGCCAACCCGGGGCCGGGCCGGCCACCGGTCATCCGCCAGCCCGGGCAAGGGGGGTAG
- the ptsP gene encoding phosphoenolpyruvate--protein phosphotransferase, whose product MLETLHRIVQTVNAASDFREALEIIVDRVADATGADVCSVYLLEADAHHLRLMATHGLNPAAVGHVRLPITEGLVGLVAEREESINLENADRHPRFRYFPETGEEHFHSFLGVPIIHYQSRLGVLVVQRQARDRFNDAEVAFLVTMAAQLAGVMAHARVRGELAHMDGEPRDEALALTGIGGSSGVGIGQGYVIAAGASLDAIPDRRVDDIDAEIGEFSDALEAVRTDLRELAGRMEGQLPEAEQRLFDVYLQMLDGDSLVERVHAHIREGHWAPFALRMTITEHARRFEAMEDAYLRERGSDLRDLGRRLLTRLLALEERGRPLPAQTILVGEEVSASQLVEIPPEQLAGVVSAGGSANSHIAILARALGVPAVMGVRELPVHSLHGRALIIDGYRGRVEVDPAPGLRDEYERLAREEAELTAELAEIAGEPAETPDGAVINLYVNTGLAAEIERALEIGCAGVGLHRTEFPFMISDRFPGEEEQARLYREVLEAFAPLPVTLRTLDVGGDKPLPYFPTRDENPFLGWRGLRMTLDHPEIFLTQLRAMLRASVGLDNLRLMFPMVTRVEEAEQAAALVQRAREELAEEGVETRAPLVGAMVEVPAAVYQAESLARRLDFLSIGSNDLAQYLLAVDRNNSRVASLYDELHPAVLRAVADVAEMAQRLGKPVSVCGSMAGEPAIAPLLLAMGMEGLSMSSGRLLRVKWVLRTISMAESRDLLAECLACETPGAVRRLINAAMDRHGLGGLIRAGRY is encoded by the coding sequence ATGCTGGAAACGCTCCATCGCATTGTCCAGACCGTCAATGCGGCGAGCGATTTCCGTGAGGCCCTGGAGATCATCGTCGATCGGGTGGCCGATGCCACCGGCGCCGATGTCTGCTCGGTCTATCTGCTCGAGGCCGATGCCCATCATCTTCGTCTGATGGCTACGCACGGGCTCAATCCGGCCGCGGTGGGCCACGTTCGGCTGCCGATCACCGAGGGGCTGGTCGGGCTGGTGGCCGAGCGCGAGGAGTCGATCAACCTCGAGAATGCCGACCGCCATCCCCGCTTCCGGTATTTCCCGGAGACCGGTGAGGAACATTTCCACTCGTTCCTGGGCGTGCCCATCATTCACTACCAGTCGCGCCTGGGTGTGCTGGTGGTCCAGCGCCAGGCCAGGGATCGTTTCAACGATGCCGAGGTGGCCTTCCTGGTCACCATGGCCGCGCAGCTCGCCGGGGTCATGGCCCATGCCCGGGTGCGGGGCGAGCTGGCGCATATGGATGGCGAACCCCGTGACGAGGCTCTGGCACTGACCGGGATCGGCGGCTCAAGCGGCGTTGGCATCGGCCAGGGCTATGTCATTGCCGCGGGTGCCAGTCTGGATGCCATCCCCGATCGCCGTGTCGATGATATCGACGCCGAGATCGGCGAGTTCAGTGATGCCCTGGAAGCCGTTCGCACCGATCTGCGCGAGCTGGCCGGTCGTATGGAAGGTCAGCTGCCCGAGGCCGAGCAGCGGCTGTTCGACGTCTATCTGCAGATGCTCGATGGCGACAGCCTCGTCGAGCGTGTCCATGCGCATATCCGTGAGGGTCACTGGGCGCCCTTCGCGCTGAGAATGACCATTACCGAGCATGCCCGCCGCTTCGAGGCCATGGAGGATGCCTACCTGCGCGAGCGCGGCAGTGACCTGCGCGACCTTGGCCGACGCCTGCTGACCCGGCTGCTGGCGCTGGAGGAGCGGGGTCGTCCATTGCCGGCGCAGACCATTCTGGTGGGCGAAGAGGTGAGTGCCTCGCAGCTCGTGGAAATCCCGCCGGAACAGCTCGCCGGCGTGGTCAGTGCCGGTGGCTCGGCCAACTCGCATATCGCCATCCTGGCCCGGGCGCTGGGCGTGCCCGCCGTCATGGGTGTGCGCGAGCTGCCGGTGCACAGCCTCCACGGCCGGGCGCTGATCATCGATGGCTACCGCGGCCGGGTCGAGGTGGATCCGGCGCCGGGCCTGCGCGATGAATATGAACGCCTGGCCCGGGAAGAGGCCGAACTCACCGCGGAGCTCGCGGAAATCGCCGGCGAGCCCGCCGAGACCCCCGACGGCGCCGTCATTAATCTGTACGTGAATACCGGGCTCGCCGCGGAGATCGAGCGCGCGCTGGAAATCGGCTGCGCGGGCGTCGGGCTGCACCGCACCGAGTTCCCATTCATGATCAGCGACCGCTTCCCGGGCGAGGAGGAGCAGGCGCGACTCTACCGCGAGGTGCTGGAGGCCTTCGCGCCCCTGCCGGTCACCCTGCGCACATTGGATGTCGGCGGCGACAAGCCGCTGCCCTATTTCCCGACCCGCGACGAAAACCCGTTCCTCGGCTGGCGTGGTCTGCGCATGACGCTGGATCACCCCGAGATCTTTCTTACCCAGTTGCGGGCCATGCTGCGGGCCTCGGTGGGGCTCGACAATCTGCGGCTGATGTTTCCCATGGTGACCCGCGTCGAGGAGGCCGAGCAGGCGGCGGCGCTGGTACAGCGCGCCCGCGAGGAGCTGGCCGAGGAGGGCGTGGAGACGCGGGCGCCGCTGGTGGGCGCCATGGTCGAGGTGCCCGCGGCGGTCTACCAGGCGGAGAGTCTGGCCCGCCGGCTCGACTTTCTGTCCATCGGCAGCAATGACCTCGCCCAGTATCTACTGGCCGTGGACCGCAACAACAGCCGCGTGGCCTCGCTCTACGACGAGCTTCATCCGGCGGTTCTTCGGGCCGTGGCCGATGTCGCCGAGATGGCGCAGCGCCTGGGCAAGCCGGTGTCGGTCTGCGGCAGCATGGCGGGCGAACCGGCCATTGCACCGCTTCTGCTGGCCATGGGGATGGAGGGCCTGTCGATGAGCAGCGGCCGCCTGCTCAGGGTGAAATGGGTGCTGCGCACCATCTCGATGGCGGAGTCCCGGGATCTGCTTGCCGAGTGCCTGGCCTGCGAGACACCGGGTGCGGTCCGGCGGCTGATCAATGCCGCGATGGACCGCCACGGCCTCGGCGGGCTGATTCGAGCGGGTCGGTACTAA
- the irrA gene encoding iron response transcriptional regulator IrrA: protein MSSAPVSRRHDAYIRDLLQNAGLRATKQRMGLAGLIFGQGERHLTAEELYAEAIEAGMRLSQTTVYNTLHQFTEAGLLREILADARRIYFDTKVDPHHHFLDEETGEMEDIPHDSVAVDGLPTPPPGKTIEGVDVIVRVRRPS, encoded by the coding sequence ATGAGTTCGGCTCCCGTTTCGCGTCGGCACGACGCCTACATTCGTGATCTGCTGCAGAACGCCGGTCTGCGCGCGACCAAGCAGCGCATGGGGCTTGCCGGGCTGATCTTCGGGCAGGGCGAGCGCCATCTGACTGCAGAGGAGCTCTACGCCGAGGCCATCGAGGCCGGCATGCGCCTGTCGCAGACCACGGTCTACAACACGCTGCACCAGTTCACCGAAGCCGGGCTGCTGCGCGAGATCCTCGCCGATGCGCGACGGATCTATTTCGACACCAAGGTCGACCCGCATCACCACTTCCTCGATGAGGAAACCGGCGAGATGGAGGACATTCCCCACGACAGCGTGGCCGTGGATGGCCTGCCGACCCCGCCACCGGGCAAGACCATCGAGGGCGTGGACGTCATCGTCCGGGTGCGGCGCCCGAGCTGA
- the hemJ gene encoding protoporphyrinogen oxidase HemJ produces MTALWVKSFHIISVVTWFAALFYLPRLFVYHAMAEDEPSRERFKVMERKLYRGIMNPSAVVAVGLGITLLVLQPFWLSQGWLHVKILLVAGLVVYHLYCGRLLRAFAQDRNTHSHVWYRWFNEMPVLVLIAVVLLVELKPWA; encoded by the coding sequence ATGACCGCGCTCTGGGTCAAGTCCTTCCATATCATCAGTGTGGTCACCTGGTTCGCGGCGCTGTTCTATCTGCCCAGGCTATTCGTCTATCACGCCATGGCGGAGGACGAACCCAGTCGCGAGCGATTCAAGGTCATGGAGCGCAAGCTCTACCGCGGCATCATGAACCCCAGCGCGGTCGTGGCCGTGGGCCTGGGCATTACGCTGCTCGTACTGCAGCCGTTCTGGCTCTCCCAGGGCTGGTTGCATGTGAAGATCCTGCTGGTGGCGGGTCTGGTGGTCTACCACCTCTACTGCGGCCGGTTACTGCGGGCGTTTGCCCAAGACCGCAACACCCACAGCCACGTCTGGTACCGCTGGTTCAACGAGATGCCGGTCCTGGTGCTGATCGCGGTGGTCCTGCTGGTGGAGCTCAAGCCGTGGGCCTGA
- a CDS encoding peroxiredoxin family protein: MRKEWLAGLIALVIVGLVGYVWLAPPAREPAPNVDLKMLDGGQEELARYRGEPVMLVFWATTCPTCIDEMPEFIALHEDMADEGLNIVGVAMAYDPPERVAALVERKQLPYEIALDEGGEIATAFNEVRLTPTTVLIDPDGGVVWQRIGHLDFPAVREDIQSMLPEDQSA; the protein is encoded by the coding sequence ATGCGCAAGGAATGGTTGGCCGGGCTGATTGCTCTGGTGATCGTCGGCCTCGTGGGCTATGTCTGGCTCGCGCCGCCGGCCCGTGAGCCGGCCCCGAATGTCGATCTGAAGATGCTCGACGGCGGACAGGAAGAACTGGCCCGCTATCGCGGCGAGCCGGTCATGCTGGTGTTCTGGGCGACCACCTGCCCGACCTGCATCGACGAAATGCCGGAGTTCATCGCGCTGCACGAAGACATGGCCGATGAAGGGCTGAATATCGTCGGCGTTGCCATGGCCTATGACCCACCGGAGCGGGTTGCGGCTCTGGTCGAACGCAAGCAACTGCCCTACGAGATTGCGCTTGATGAGGGCGGCGAGATCGCCACGGCCTTCAACGAGGTCCGCCTCACCCCCACCACGGTGCTCATCGATCCGGACGGCGGGGTGGTCTGGCAGCGGATCGGCCACCTCGATTTCCCGGCGGTGCGTGAGGACATTCAGTCCATGCTGCCGGAGGATCAGTCGGCATGA
- a CDS encoding chloride channel protein, producing MSKQRVTDGERGTPRWRRLIETEKLRLSTGRAPVVMAVLGMLTGLVAGAVVIAFRLLYESGQLALLPGGLEDFEGLPGWQRVVLAVAGAGIIGLYMQHFARRDPRTGIGFVIERTAYHEAMLPLRNAIHQFITGSLAIASGQSVGREGPSVHMGATAGSQLGQWLGLPHNSLRTLVACGTAAAIGASFNTPLAGVAFAMEVVVMEYTIAGFLPVMIAAVTATAMAHLVFGSDIAFSIPALTIQGIHELPLVILLGLLLGGLAAAFIRSLHFTSGLLHGWPPVLRTMLGGLVVGVLALFVPQIMGIGYDTVAAALAGEIGAGLLLAIVAAKLVGTAAVLGLGVPGGLVGPTLIMGATAGGAVGMLAESLISPAFGGPALYALLGMGAMMGATLRAPLAALTAMLELTGNPGIIMPGMLAIAAGTLSARELFRTDSVYHLAMGERGLDPRRNPMLQAASRLGILQLVDQDFRRLPARSDDAELDALLDDPPRWILDGDDDLPSLVCGSEAVLANRAAGRPAMAGAARLTPIDERASLREAIERLRASDGDILLVIRTEATGPERCAGVVSREAIQSAYLS from the coding sequence ATGAGCAAGCAACGGGTCACTGACGGCGAGCGAGGCACGCCCCGCTGGCGCCGGCTGATCGAGACCGAGAAGCTGCGGCTGTCCACCGGCCGCGCCCCGGTGGTGATGGCGGTGCTCGGCATGCTCACCGGGCTGGTGGCCGGCGCCGTGGTCATTGCCTTCCGTCTGCTCTACGAATCCGGCCAGCTCGCCCTGCTGCCAGGCGGCCTGGAGGATTTCGAAGGCCTGCCCGGCTGGCAGCGCGTCGTCCTGGCGGTGGCGGGCGCGGGCATCATCGGCCTTTACATGCAGCATTTCGCGCGTCGCGACCCGCGCACCGGCATTGGGTTCGTGATTGAGCGCACGGCCTACCACGAGGCCATGCTGCCGCTGCGCAATGCCATCCACCAGTTCATCACCGGCAGCCTGGCGATCGCCAGCGGGCAGTCCGTCGGCCGTGAGGGGCCAAGTGTGCACATGGGCGCCACCGCGGGCAGTCAGCTCGGCCAGTGGCTGGGGCTGCCGCACAACAGTCTACGCACGCTGGTCGCCTGTGGAACCGCCGCGGCCATCGGCGCGTCGTTCAATACGCCGCTGGCGGGGGTCGCCTTCGCCATGGAGGTGGTAGTGATGGAGTACACCATCGCCGGCTTCCTGCCGGTGATGATCGCGGCGGTCACCGCCACCGCCATGGCGCACCTGGTGTTCGGCAGCGACATCGCCTTCTCCATCCCCGCGCTGACCATTCAGGGTATCCATGAACTGCCCCTGGTGATCCTGCTCGGGCTGCTACTGGGTGGACTCGCCGCCGCCTTTATCCGCAGTCTGCATTTCACCTCCGGCCTGCTCCATGGCTGGCCACCGGTGTTGCGCACCATGCTGGGCGGTCTCGTTGTCGGCGTACTGGCGCTTTTCGTGCCGCAGATCATGGGCATTGGCTACGACACCGTGGCCGCTGCACTGGCCGGCGAGATTGGCGCCGGACTGCTCCTCGCGATTGTCGCCGCGAAGTTGGTTGGCACCGCGGCGGTGCTGGGGCTTGGCGTGCCGGGTGGATTGGTGGGGCCAACGCTGATCATGGGGGCCACCGCCGGCGGCGCCGTGGGCATGCTGGCTGAATCGCTGATCAGCCCGGCCTTCGGCGGGCCGGCCCTGTACGCCCTGCTGGGCATGGGCGCGATGATGGGCGCCACCCTGCGCGCACCCCTCGCCGCCCTGACGGCGATGCTGGAGCTCACCGGCAATCCCGGCATCATCATGCCGGGGATGCTCGCCATCGCCGCCGGCACGCTGAGCGCCCGGGAACTGTTTCGTACCGACTCCGTCTATCATCTGGCGATGGGCGAACGCGGCCTGGACCCGCGCCGCAATCCCATGCTCCAGGCGGCCAGCCGGCTGGGCATTCTACAGCTGGTGGACCAGGACTTCCGCCGGCTGCCGGCACGGTCCGATGACGCCGAGCTGGATGCCCTCCTGGACGACCCGCCGCGCTGGATACTGGATGGGGATGACGACCTGCCCAGCCTCGTGTGTGGCTCGGAAGCGGTGCTTGCCAATCGCGCCGCCGGTCGGCCCGCGATGGCAGGGGCCGCCCGACTCACGCCCATCGATGAACGCGCCAGTCTGCGCGAGGCCATCGAGCGGCTCCGGGCCAGTGACGGAGACATCCTGCTCGTTATCCGCACGGAGGCAACCGGGCCGGAGCGTTGCGCCGGCGTGGTCAGCCGCGAGGCGATCCAGTCGGCCTATCTGAGCTGA
- the argC gene encoding N-acetyl-gamma-glutamyl-phosphate reductase has protein sequence MITAGIVGGTGYTGVELLRLLAGHPQVTLEVITSRAQAGQPVSAIYPNLRGHLDLAFSEPDPAALGACDVVFFATPNGTAMEMAPELIERGARVIDLGADFRIRDLEVWSQWYGMTHQCPDLAAEAVYGLPERYREAIRGARLVANPGCYPTAVQLGLIPLLEAGAVDTANIVADAKSGASGAGRQPRQHTLLCEAGENFHAYGASGHRHLPEIRQGLVEAAGGEVGLTFVPHLVPMVRGIHATLYARLHDPAADLQALYEERFADEPFVDVLPPGSHPETRTVRGSNMVRIAVHRPEGGDMALVLAVEDNLVKGAAGQAVQNMNLMFDLPEAMGLQGIPVLP, from the coding sequence ATGATTACCGCCGGGATTGTGGGCGGCACCGGCTATACCGGCGTCGAACTGCTCAGGCTGCTGGCCGGCCATCCGCAGGTCACGCTCGAGGTGATTACCTCGCGTGCCCAGGCCGGGCAGCCGGTCAGCGCCATCTACCCGAACCTCCGTGGTCATCTGGATCTCGCTTTCAGCGAGCCCGACCCCGCGGCGCTGGGCGCCTGTGATGTCGTCTTCTTCGCCACGCCCAACGGCACGGCCATGGAAATGGCCCCGGAGCTGATCGAGCGCGGGGCCCGGGTCATCGACCTGGGGGCGGATTTTCGCATCCGCGATCTCGAGGTCTGGTCGCAGTGGTACGGCATGACGCATCAGTGCCCCGACCTGGCCGCGGAGGCCGTTTACGGCCTGCCCGAGCGGTATCGTGAAGCGATCCGGGGGGCTCGCCTGGTGGCCAATCCCGGTTGCTACCCCACGGCCGTGCAGCTCGGCCTGATCCCCTTGCTCGAGGCGGGCGCCGTGGATACGGCCAATATCGTCGCCGATGCCAAGTCCGGCGCCAGTGGTGCGGGGCGCCAGCCTCGCCAGCACACGCTGCTCTGCGAGGCCGGTGAAAACTTCCACGCCTACGGCGCCAGCGGGCACCGGCACCTGCCGGAGATCCGCCAGGGGCTGGTCGAGGCGGCCGGGGGCGAGGTGGGGCTGACCTTCGTTCCCCACCTGGTACCCATGGTGCGCGGCATCCATGCCACGCTCTATGCCCGGTTGCACGATCCGGCCGCTGACCTGCAGGCGCTCTATGAGGAGCGCTTCGCCGACGAGCCCTTCGTCGATGTCCTGCCGCCGGGCAGTCATCCGGAGACGCGGACGGTCCGCGGCAGCAATATGGTGCGTATTGCCGTGCACCGACCGGAGGGCGGCGACATGGCACTGGTGCTGGCGGTGGAGGACAACCTGGTGAAGGGGGCCGCGGGCCAGGCGGTGCAGAACATGAACCTCATGTTCGATCTGCCCGAGGCGATGGGACTGCAGGGCATACCGGTTCTGCCTTAA
- the erpA gene encoding iron-sulfur cluster insertion protein ErpA, which yields MSEVAEQEDLLIFTDSAATKVRQLLEEEQNQALKLRVYITGGGCSGFQYGFMFDENEEPGDAVVENAGVTLLVDPMSSAYLEGAEIDYVEGIEGAQFVIRNPNASTTCGCGSSFGV from the coding sequence ATGAGCGAAGTGGCCGAGCAGGAAGACCTGCTGATTTTCACCGACAGCGCCGCCACCAAGGTTCGTCAGTTGCTCGAAGAGGAGCAGAACCAGGCGCTCAAGCTGCGTGTCTATATCACCGGCGGGGGCTGCTCCGGCTTTCAGTACGGGTTCATGTTCGATGAGAACGAGGAGCCCGGCGACGCCGTGGTCGAGAATGCCGGCGTCACCCTGCTGGTGGATCCCATGAGCAGCGCCTATCTGGAGGGTGCCGAGATCGACTACGTCGAGGGTATCGAGGGGGCGCAGTTCGTGATCCGCAACCCCAATGCCAGCACCACCTGCGGCTGCGGGTCGTCCTTCGGCGTCTGA